In a genomic window of Aeromicrobium panaciterrae:
- a CDS encoding ferritin-like fold-containing protein, whose translation MASEDSPSPNEIDDPVYRQGMIELLGVLAYGEITACERLAEDAKMAPDLKTRAEIMAMEAAEFDHFAQLRDRLVELGEDPYEIMATFTDTFDRFHKQTAPADWLEGLVKAYVGDGLAADFYREIAAYLDAETRALVLETLSGTGHSEFVIDAVRGAIEDDPKVGGRLALWGRRLMGEALSQAQMVVAERDALSAVLVGGVDHPGMDLAGIGRMFTRLTEGHAARMEKLGLAA comes from the coding sequence ATGGCTTCTGAGGACTCCCCATCGCCCAATGAGATCGACGATCCGGTCTACCGCCAAGGCATGATCGAGCTGCTCGGCGTGCTCGCGTACGGCGAGATCACCGCCTGCGAGCGGCTCGCCGAGGACGCGAAGATGGCGCCGGACCTCAAGACCAGGGCCGAGATCATGGCGATGGAAGCGGCGGAATTCGATCACTTCGCGCAGCTGCGTGATCGTCTCGTCGAGCTCGGCGAGGATCCGTACGAGATCATGGCGACGTTCACCGACACGTTCGACCGGTTCCACAAGCAGACTGCGCCCGCCGACTGGCTCGAAGGCCTCGTCAAGGCGTACGTCGGTGACGGTCTTGCCGCCGATTTCTACCGCGAGATCGCGGCGTACCTCGATGCAGAGACTCGTGCTTTGGTGCTCGAAACATTGAGCGGCACGGGCCACTCGGAGTTCGTGATCGACGCCGTACGCGGTGCGATCGAAGACGATCCGAAGGTTGGCGGTCGACTTGCACTCTGGGGTCGCCGCCTCATGGGCGAAGCGCTCAGTCAGGCACAGATGGTCGTTGCCGAGCGCGATGCGCTCAGCGCCGTCCTCGTGGGTGGCGTCGACCATCCGGGCATGGACCTCGCCGGTATCGGCCGCATGTTCACGCGGCTCACCGAAGGCCACGCAGCCCGGATGGAAAAGCTGGGCCTCGCAGCCTAG
- a CDS encoding DUF3107 domain-containing protein yields MTVEVKIGVQYAARELSVATESEPQAVLDALSKAIADDSVFVLTDDKGRTVAVPAARVAYLDFTSDVGRKVGFGLTAVPASKK; encoded by the coding sequence GTGACCGTGGAGGTCAAGATCGGCGTCCAGTACGCCGCCCGCGAGCTGTCAGTTGCAACCGAGTCCGAGCCGCAGGCGGTGCTCGACGCACTCAGCAAGGCGATCGCTGACGACTCGGTGTTCGTCCTGACCGACGACAAGGGTCGGACAGTTGCCGTACCCGCAGCACGCGTTGCCTACCTCGACTTCACGTCAGACGTCGGCCGCAAGGTCGGATTCGGCCTCACCGCCGTCCCCGCCTCGAAGAAGTAA
- the moeZ gene encoding adenylyltransferase/sulfurtransferase MoeZ, producing MVAPLVEPADELTIDEVRRYSRHLIIPDVGMTGQKRLKNAKVLVIGAGGLGSPALLYLAAAGVGTLGIIDDDVVDESNLQRQVIHGQSDIDLPKVESAARSVAEINPYVKTILHHVRLDTDNVLEIFSGYDLIVDGTDNFATRYLVNDAAVLLGKPYVWGSIYRFEGQVSVFWAQEGPQYRDLYPEPPPPGMVPSCAEGGVLGVLCASIGSIMVTEAIKLITGIGDPLIGRLMVYDALEMRYSTLNIRRDPNGEPITALMSDYEAFCGAISDEAADAAADSTISVTTLEGWLKERNDGGRDFVLVDVREPGEFEINKIPGSILIPKGEFLNGKALEQLPGDKQIVLHCKSGVRSAEALAVLKGAGYENSVHVGGGVVAWVNQIDPSQPTY from the coding sequence GTGGTTGCCCCACTAGTCGAACCCGCTGACGAGCTCACGATCGACGAGGTCCGTCGCTACAGCCGACACCTCATCATCCCCGACGTCGGCATGACCGGGCAGAAGCGTCTTAAGAACGCCAAGGTCCTCGTGATCGGTGCCGGCGGACTCGGCAGCCCCGCACTCCTCTACCTGGCCGCAGCTGGCGTCGGCACCCTCGGCATCATCGATGATGACGTCGTCGACGAGTCCAACCTGCAGCGCCAGGTCATCCACGGACAGTCCGACATCGACCTGCCCAAGGTCGAGTCCGCCGCCCGCTCGGTCGCCGAGATCAACCCGTACGTGAAGACGATCTTGCATCACGTACGCCTCGACACCGACAACGTGCTCGAGATCTTCTCGGGCTACGACCTGATCGTCGACGGCACCGACAACTTCGCAACCCGCTACCTCGTCAACGACGCGGCGGTCCTGCTCGGCAAGCCGTACGTGTGGGGCTCGATCTACCGCTTCGAAGGCCAGGTCAGCGTCTTCTGGGCCCAGGAAGGTCCGCAGTATCGCGACCTCTACCCCGAGCCGCCGCCGCCCGGCATGGTCCCGTCCTGCGCCGAGGGTGGAGTGCTGGGCGTGCTGTGCGCGTCGATCGGCTCGATCATGGTCACCGAAGCGATCAAGCTCATCACTGGAATTGGCGATCCGCTCATCGGCCGCCTGATGGTCTATGACGCACTCGAGATGCGTTACTCGACGCTCAACATCCGCCGCGATCCGAATGGCGAGCCGATCACCGCGCTCATGAGCGACTACGAAGCGTTCTGTGGCGCGATCAGCGACGAAGCTGCCGACGCGGCCGCTGACTCGACGATCTCGGTCACGACCCTCGAAGGTTGGCTCAAGGAGCGCAACGACGGCGGCCGCGACTTCGTGCTCGTCGACGTACGCGAGCCGGGCGAGTTCGAGATCAACAAGATCCCGGGCTCGATCCTGATCCCCAAGGGCGAATTCCTCAACGGCAAAGCTCTCGAGCAGTTGCCCGGCGACAAGCAGATCGTGCTGCACTGCAAGTCCGGCGTACGTTCTGCCGAGGCGCTCGCGGTGCTCAAGGGCGCTGGCTACGAGAACTCGGTACACGTTGGAGGCGGCGTCGTCGCGTGGGTCAACCAGATCGACCCGAGCCAGCCCACATACTGA
- a CDS encoding MGMT family protein — MTAPSSEADFTERVLQLVEQIPPGKVLAYGLIAEILQEGGPRQVGRVMALEGGGVPWWRVVRADGSLPPSHGIDAQVHYVEEGTPMKGNGSAVDMTEALWRFEA; from the coding sequence ATGACTGCACCGTCTTCTGAGGCGGACTTCACCGAGCGGGTTCTGCAGCTGGTTGAGCAGATCCCGCCGGGGAAGGTCCTTGCGTACGGCCTGATCGCCGAGATCCTGCAAGAAGGCGGACCGCGTCAGGTGGGTCGCGTCATGGCTCTCGAAGGCGGTGGCGTGCCCTGGTGGCGAGTCGTCCGAGCCGATGGCAGCCTGCCGCCATCGCATGGGATTGATGCCCAGGTGCACTACGTCGAAGAGGGCACGCCGATGAAGGGCAACGGATCGGCCGTGGACATGACGGAAGCACTCTGGCGATTCGAAGCCTGA
- a CDS encoding ATP-dependent DNA helicase, whose protein sequence is MPEYVLQRPTAASITPPVLDDSQQAVLDHFASGPGGPLQVLAGPGAGKTTALVELVVDRVENGGLSPDQILVLTFSRKAAQEIRSRIARRLARTTSTTPAMTFHAFCYALLRAEQSPTDFASPIRLLSAPENDAMIAEVLAGVDAEKWPAVLRPALRTRGLASELRSLIASARALGMDDADLAQVAARVDRDDWKSAATFFDEVTAVAALANTIDHTDLIFAVVNALKDPEVRDRWRSKLALIVVDEYQDSDPLQVELLSALAGDGRDLVVVGDPYQSIYGFRGADVRGIVDFPDRFATSAGPAPRITLGYTNRYGAVIASAVRSIVDNKGALGAVDGSAYDALRNPTSKVDDPGSVVVHTYSTPTAEAEHIALMLREAHLHDHVAWRDMAVLVRSGVHLMRLQRSMVAAGVPVEVAGDELPLAVEPAVRTLLSALHAADSMSRGEKMTPDVAHSLLTGPLGHLDAAGVRRLGRTLRKFDAADGETPRASRLLIAEALGDPVLLSTLEVVGPPARAAEAAAKLSELLRKAADQIKSGAPAEQVLWTVWDGTRWPTRLQAEAEGDGDGSARANHDLDAICALFAEAARAEEREAHRSVAEVARALEAQQIPADSIAQSGDSGEAVQLMTTHRAKGLEWQLVVVASVQDGEWPDVRARGSLLQGDRLSPDGVLPPPSPWAAAAEERRLFYVACSRARSRLVVTAVASGSDEGDQPSRFVGELHAHLSGAVSRTLPDAQPRPQRSLSLRGAIAELRRIGESTDDPAVRERVAIQLARLAQHSSGRPAHPDRWWGLVERTATDTPVRDPEVPLRLSGSQMNTLAKCALQWFAGHEAKGDRGTSAAQGFGSIVHALAAEAVRSGVEPEVAELSSHIDAVWGALGLAPWISLRERGEAVEALEKFVLWHRKNPREVLAVEHDFDVTIDVDGRATQFTGSMDRVELADDGIHVVDFKTSKKAMKAKDAEVNPQLGVYQLVVEAGGTETLSAGAGAAGAELVYLRTDTKSATIRNQQGAPEGTTTAREQVQEAVRLIGAEEFAATVGDACGYCAFKRICPAHDDGSSILIEEKS, encoded by the coding sequence ATGCCCGAGTACGTCTTGCAGCGGCCGACCGCTGCGTCGATCACCCCACCGGTGCTCGACGACAGCCAACAGGCTGTGCTTGACCACTTCGCGTCGGGACCCGGTGGCCCGTTGCAGGTGCTGGCTGGGCCGGGGGCGGGCAAGACCACGGCACTCGTCGAGCTGGTCGTCGATCGCGTCGAGAACGGCGGACTCAGTCCTGATCAGATCCTTGTTCTGACCTTCAGCCGCAAAGCGGCTCAAGAGATTCGGTCGCGTATCGCTCGCCGACTGGCCCGCACGACGAGCACGACGCCGGCGATGACCTTCCACGCGTTCTGTTACGCGTTGTTGCGCGCGGAGCAGTCACCGACAGACTTTGCCAGTCCGATCCGATTGTTGAGCGCTCCCGAGAATGACGCCATGATCGCCGAGGTCCTGGCTGGCGTCGATGCGGAGAAATGGCCGGCGGTGCTGCGTCCCGCTTTGCGGACGCGTGGACTCGCATCAGAGCTGCGCTCGCTGATCGCGTCTGCCCGCGCGTTGGGCATGGACGACGCCGACCTTGCACAGGTGGCGGCACGCGTAGACCGTGATGACTGGAAATCCGCGGCCACATTCTTTGACGAGGTGACAGCGGTCGCGGCCCTGGCCAACACGATTGATCACACCGACCTGATCTTCGCGGTCGTCAATGCGCTCAAGGATCCCGAAGTTCGTGACCGATGGCGATCCAAGCTTGCCCTGATCGTGGTGGACGAGTACCAAGACTCCGATCCGTTGCAGGTCGAGCTGTTGAGCGCTCTGGCGGGAGACGGACGCGACCTGGTCGTCGTCGGCGATCCCTATCAGTCGATTTACGGCTTCCGAGGGGCTGATGTGCGCGGCATAGTCGACTTCCCGGATCGATTCGCCACGTCGGCCGGTCCTGCTCCACGCATTACTCTCGGCTACACCAACCGTTATGGCGCCGTCATCGCCTCCGCGGTCAGATCGATCGTCGACAACAAGGGTGCTCTCGGCGCTGTTGATGGATCGGCTTACGACGCCCTGCGCAATCCCACGAGCAAGGTCGACGATCCGGGCTCTGTCGTCGTGCACACGTACTCCACGCCGACAGCCGAGGCCGAGCACATTGCCCTGATGCTTCGGGAGGCCCATTTGCACGATCACGTCGCGTGGCGCGACATGGCGGTACTCGTACGATCCGGTGTCCACCTCATGAGGCTGCAGCGTTCGATGGTCGCAGCGGGCGTGCCGGTCGAGGTCGCGGGCGACGAACTACCGCTGGCCGTCGAGCCTGCGGTACGGACCTTGTTGTCTGCCCTTCATGCCGCCGATTCGATGAGTCGTGGCGAGAAGATGACGCCGGATGTGGCGCACTCCCTGCTCACCGGCCCGCTGGGGCACCTCGACGCTGCGGGTGTACGCCGCCTCGGCCGGACTCTTCGAAAGTTCGATGCCGCAGATGGCGAGACTCCGCGAGCGTCACGACTTCTCATCGCAGAGGCGCTCGGTGATCCCGTACTTCTCTCGACACTCGAAGTGGTCGGCCCACCCGCGCGAGCTGCCGAGGCGGCCGCCAAGCTCAGTGAGCTTCTTCGCAAAGCCGCCGACCAGATCAAGAGCGGGGCGCCAGCCGAGCAGGTGCTCTGGACCGTCTGGGACGGTACGCGCTGGCCGACCAGGCTCCAGGCTGAAGCTGAAGGCGATGGCGACGGCAGTGCTCGCGCCAATCATGACCTTGATGCCATCTGCGCCTTGTTCGCCGAGGCCGCTCGCGCTGAGGAGCGCGAGGCCCATCGCTCGGTCGCTGAGGTTGCTCGAGCTCTCGAGGCGCAGCAGATCCCAGCCGACTCGATCGCCCAGAGCGGCGACTCAGGGGAAGCCGTTCAGCTGATGACAACTCATCGAGCCAAGGGGCTCGAATGGCAACTCGTCGTTGTTGCTAGCGTCCAGGACGGCGAATGGCCGGATGTGCGCGCTCGCGGGAGCCTCCTGCAGGGAGACCGGCTCTCGCCAGACGGTGTGCTGCCCCCGCCATCGCCGTGGGCTGCGGCGGCCGAGGAGCGCCGCCTCTTCTATGTCGCGTGCAGTCGTGCCAGATCTCGCCTTGTGGTCACTGCAGTTGCCAGTGGCTCAGATGAAGGAGATCAGCCGTCGCGATTCGTAGGTGAGTTGCACGCACACCTGTCTGGTGCGGTGAGCCGTACGCTTCCCGACGCCCAGCCCCGACCTCAGCGCTCGCTGTCATTGCGCGGCGCCATTGCCGAACTCCGCCGCATCGGCGAGTCCACCGATGATCCGGCTGTGCGGGAACGTGTGGCGATCCAGCTCGCTCGATTGGCTCAGCATTCCTCGGGTCGCCCAGCCCACCCGGATCGCTGGTGGGGCCTGGTTGAGCGCACGGCGACCGACACCCCCGTACGTGACCCTGAGGTGCCACTCCGGCTCTCCGGAAGTCAGATGAACACGCTCGCCAAGTGCGCCCTTCAATGGTTCGCCGGTCACGAAGCCAAGGGAGACCGCGGCACATCAGCTGCTCAGGGCTTTGGCTCAATCGTTCACGCTCTTGCCGCAGAAGCCGTACGAAGCGGGGTCGAGCCCGAGGTAGCCGAGCTTTCGTCCCACATCGATGCGGTGTGGGGCGCCCTCGGGTTGGCTCCCTGGATCAGCCTGCGCGAGCGTGGCGAAGCCGTGGAAGCGCTGGAGAAATTCGTGCTGTGGCATCGCAAGAACCCGCGGGAGGTACTCGCGGTCGAGCATGACTTCGATGTCACGATCGACGTTGATGGCCGAGCGACACAGTTCACCGGGTCGATGGACCGGGTGGAGCTCGCCGACGATGGCATCCATGTTGTCGATTTCAAGACGTCCAAGAAGGCAATGAAGGCCAAGGACGCCGAGGTCAACCCGCAGCTGGGTGTTTACCAGTTGGTGGTTGAGGCGGGCGGCACGGAGACTCTGTCGGCGGGCGCTGGTGCGGCGGGAGCCGAGCTCGTCTACCTACGCACTGACACCAAGTCGGCCACGATCCGCAATCAACAGGGCGCTCCGGAGGGGACCACGACCGCACGCGAGCAGGTGCAGGAAGCCGTTCGCCTCATCGGTGCCGAGGAGTTCGCGGCGACCGTGGGCG